In one Aricia agestis chromosome 21, ilAriAges1.1, whole genome shotgun sequence genomic region, the following are encoded:
- the LOC121737832 gene encoding zinc finger protein 239-like isoform X5, translating to MCTKYYPTVRYIQADSHPLCYICFTKLVQCQQLLKQINKGNSENRPDINPLVRLSCKTEGWSLPLDFVEIELTPLITEIEIKREYIDEDYEESPDRYEDSNVVETENVTTEPTPNNPFACDVCSKTFSHRYKLKSHKRGKPYSCDRCSKKFAKPSTLKNHKIKHLEAKTYICDICHKTYMHQSTLKIHKRLHTGDKPYSCGVCNKKFAGHGSLASHILIHNNDKPFGCDICNKRFRQISNLKRHKRTHFGVKPYICDVCDKAFSTKECLRSHYQKHTGEKPYRCDVCDKSFSHTSTLKAHKRLHTGDKPYRCDVCSKAFTQIANLKSHKLTHTGEKPYGCDICGKRFTHGSTCSRHKLIHAREEQKYSSDS from the exons ATGTGTACGAAGTATTATCCGACAGTCAGGTAC ATACAAGCTGACTCGCATCCACTGTGCTACATTTGCTTTACAAAGCTTGTACAGTGCCAACAGCTTTTGAAACAAATCAATAAAGGAAACAGTGAAAATCGG CCTGATATTAATCCTTTGGTGAGGCTGAGTTGCAAAACCGAAGGGTGGTCATTACCTCTTGATTTTGTAGAGATAGAACTGACCCCATTAATCACAGAAATAGAGATCAAGAGAGAGT ATATAGATGAGGACTATGAGGAGAGCCCAGATCGTTATGAAGATAGTAATGTTGTGGAAACAGAAAATGTAACCACAGAACCGACACCAAACAACCCTTTTGCTTGTGACGTTTGCAGTAAGACATTCTCTCATAGATATAAATTGAAATCCCACAAACGTGGCAAACCTTACTCCTGCGACCGCTGTAGTAAGAAATTCGCCAAACCGAGCACCCTgaaaaatcacaaaataaaacacttaGAAGCCAAGACCTACATATGTGATATCTGCCACAAAACATACATGCATCAGAGCACACTAAAAATACACAAACGGTTACACACAGGTGACAAACCGTATTCCTGTGGGGTTTGCAATAAAAAATTTGCTGGACACGGTTCACTAGCGTCCCACATACTTATACACAACAATGATAAACCGTTCGGCTGTGATATTTGCAATAAAAGGTTCAGGCAGATTAGTAATTTGAAGCGGCACAAACGGACTCATTTTGGAGTGAAACCGTACATCTGTGATGTGTGCGATAAAGCGTTCAGTACGAAGGAGTGTTTGAGGTCACACTATCAAAAGCACACCGGAGAAAAACCGTACAGATGTGATGTGTGTGATAAGAGTTTCTCTCACACCAGTACGTTGAAGGCCCACAAAAGACTACATACAGGTGACAAACCGTACAGATGTGATGTGTGCAGCAAGGCGTTCACCCAGATAGCTAATTTAAAGTCGCATAAACTAACACACACGGGCGAGAAACCTTACGGTTGTGATATTTGTGGTAAAAGATTCACCCACGGAAGTACATGTTCTAGACACAAACTGATCCATGCTCGGGAGGAACAGAAATATTCGAGTGATAGTTAG
- the LOC121737832 gene encoding zinc finger protein 254-like isoform X4: MSQGICLVCFSATRVLDIKNSGLQNVYEVLSDSQIQADSHPLCYICFTKLVQCQQLLKQINKGNSENRPDINPLVRLSCKTEGWSLPLDFVEIELTPLITEIEIKREYIDEDYEESPDRYEDSNVVETENVTTEPTPNNPFACDVCSKTFSHRYKLKSHKRGKPYSCDRCSKKFAKPSTLKNHKIKHLEAKTYICDICHKTYMHQSTLKIHKRLHTGDKPYSCGVCNKKFAGHGSLASHILIHNNDKPFGCDICNKRFRQISNLKRHKRTHFGVKPYICDVCDKAFSTKECLRSHYQKHTGEKPYRCDVCDKSFSHTSTLKAHKRLHTGDKPYRCDVCSKAFTQIANLKSHKLTHTGEKPYGCDICGKRFTHGSTCSRHKLIHAREEQKYSSDS; the protein is encoded by the exons ATACAAGCTGACTCGCATCCACTGTGCTACATTTGCTTTACAAAGCTTGTACAGTGCCAACAGCTTTTGAAACAAATCAATAAAGGAAACAGTGAAAATCGG CCTGATATTAATCCTTTGGTGAGGCTGAGTTGCAAAACCGAAGGGTGGTCATTACCTCTTGATTTTGTAGAGATAGAACTGACCCCATTAATCACAGAAATAGAGATCAAGAGAGAGT ATATAGATGAGGACTATGAGGAGAGCCCAGATCGTTATGAAGATAGTAATGTTGTGGAAACAGAAAATGTAACCACAGAACCGACACCAAACAACCCTTTTGCTTGTGACGTTTGCAGTAAGACATTCTCTCATAGATATAAATTGAAATCCCACAAACGTGGCAAACCTTACTCCTGCGACCGCTGTAGTAAGAAATTCGCCAAACCGAGCACCCTgaaaaatcacaaaataaaacacttaGAAGCCAAGACCTACATATGTGATATCTGCCACAAAACATACATGCATCAGAGCACACTAAAAATACACAAACGGTTACACACAGGTGACAAACCGTATTCCTGTGGGGTTTGCAATAAAAAATTTGCTGGACACGGTTCACTAGCGTCCCACATACTTATACACAACAATGATAAACCGTTCGGCTGTGATATTTGCAATAAAAGGTTCAGGCAGATTAGTAATTTGAAGCGGCACAAACGGACTCATTTTGGAGTGAAACCGTACATCTGTGATGTGTGCGATAAAGCGTTCAGTACGAAGGAGTGTTTGAGGTCACACTATCAAAAGCACACCGGAGAAAAACCGTACAGATGTGATGTGTGTGATAAGAGTTTCTCTCACACCAGTACGTTGAAGGCCCACAAAAGACTACATACAGGTGACAAACCGTACAGATGTGATGTGTGCAGCAAGGCGTTCACCCAGATAGCTAATTTAAAGTCGCATAAACTAACACACACGGGCGAGAAACCTTACGGTTGTGATATTTGTGGTAAAAGATTCACCCACGGAAGTACATGTTCTAGACACAAACTGATCCATGCTCGGGAGGAACAGAAATATTCGAGTGATAGTTAG
- the LOC121737832 gene encoding zinc finger protein 254-like isoform X3, producing MSQGTCLLCFSVSRVLDIKNTGLQNVYEVLSDSQIQADSHPLCYICFTKLVQCQQLLKQINKGNSENRPDINPLVRLSCKTEGWSLPLDFVEIELTPLITEIEIKREYIDEDYEESPDRYEDSNVVETENVTTEPTPNNPFACDVCSKTFSHRYKLKSHKRGKPYSCDRCSKKFAKPSTLKNHKIKHLEAKTYICDICHKTYMHQSTLKIHKRLHTGDKPYSCGVCNKKFAGHGSLASHILIHNNDKPFGCDICNKRFRQISNLKRHKRTHFGVKPYICDVCDKAFSTKECLRSHYQKHTGEKPYRCDVCDKSFSHTSTLKAHKRLHTGDKPYRCDVCSKAFTQIANLKSHKLTHTGEKPYGCDICGKRFTHGSTCSRHKLIHAREEQKYSSDS from the exons ATGAGTCAAGGAACCTGTTTGCTATGTTTTTCTGTTTCAAGAGTATTAGATATTAAAAACACTGGTTTGCAAAATGTGTACGAAGTATTATCCGACAGTCAG ATACAAGCTGACTCGCATCCACTGTGCTACATTTGCTTTACAAAGCTTGTACAGTGCCAACAGCTTTTGAAACAAATCAATAAAGGAAACAGTGAAAATCGG CCTGATATTAATCCTTTGGTGAGGCTGAGTTGCAAAACCGAAGGGTGGTCATTACCTCTTGATTTTGTAGAGATAGAACTGACCCCATTAATCACAGAAATAGAGATCAAGAGAGAGT ATATAGATGAGGACTATGAGGAGAGCCCAGATCGTTATGAAGATAGTAATGTTGTGGAAACAGAAAATGTAACCACAGAACCGACACCAAACAACCCTTTTGCTTGTGACGTTTGCAGTAAGACATTCTCTCATAGATATAAATTGAAATCCCACAAACGTGGCAAACCTTACTCCTGCGACCGCTGTAGTAAGAAATTCGCCAAACCGAGCACCCTgaaaaatcacaaaataaaacacttaGAAGCCAAGACCTACATATGTGATATCTGCCACAAAACATACATGCATCAGAGCACACTAAAAATACACAAACGGTTACACACAGGTGACAAACCGTATTCCTGTGGGGTTTGCAATAAAAAATTTGCTGGACACGGTTCACTAGCGTCCCACATACTTATACACAACAATGATAAACCGTTCGGCTGTGATATTTGCAATAAAAGGTTCAGGCAGATTAGTAATTTGAAGCGGCACAAACGGACTCATTTTGGAGTGAAACCGTACATCTGTGATGTGTGCGATAAAGCGTTCAGTACGAAGGAGTGTTTGAGGTCACACTATCAAAAGCACACCGGAGAAAAACCGTACAGATGTGATGTGTGTGATAAGAGTTTCTCTCACACCAGTACGTTGAAGGCCCACAAAAGACTACATACAGGTGACAAACCGTACAGATGTGATGTGTGCAGCAAGGCGTTCACCCAGATAGCTAATTTAAAGTCGCATAAACTAACACACACGGGCGAGAAACCTTACGGTTGTGATATTTGTGGTAAAAGATTCACCCACGGAAGTACATGTTCTAGACACAAACTGATCCATGCTCGGGAGGAACAGAAATATTCGAGTGATAGTTAG